From the Chitinophaga lutea genome, one window contains:
- a CDS encoding RagB/SusD family nutrient uptake outer membrane protein: MKKIYKKLYLLFVLGALGACNYLDVVPDNIATIENAFTLRTSAEKFLFTCYSYMPMHGHFNDNLGFMAGDEIWHDDPPRDIQVTFFNIARGQQSVGSPLGNYWSGGQRGEALFVGLRDCNTFLANVDRVRELTMFERERWIAEVKFLKAYYHFYLFRMYGPIPLIKENLPIASGPDQVQVSRQPVDSCVNYIVSLLDECINSEYLPERINGTEGTELGRITKPIAYALKAKVLITAASPLFNGNPEYATFRNKGDKAELLFPQAYSAEKWQRAATACKEAIDFCHEMGYELYRFPGNSGYKVNDTIQKQLDYRAALTSTYNNTEVIWANTNSMATDMQRWSMPLIANGVSTAGPKGILAPTIKTVEMYYSKNGVPIQEDVTYDFNRRYNLRKAVPAERFWVKDNEETVALHFDREPRFYASVSFDRGTWFGNWVDNYDCTKPLLYPQLRATEFSARRAISNYSVTGYGIKKLVNIETVCATDGNMTNNIITYPWPEIRLADIYLLYAEALNEVNGYSAATTEYLNKVRARAGLKSVEESWSNFSREPQKYTNKEGLRDIIHRERCIELAFEGSRYWDIRRWKTAHIELNQTVRGWDITQKSAPSYYKDRLLFNQRFQIREYLWPIELNEITINKNLVQNPGW; this comes from the coding sequence ATGAAAAAGATATATAAAAAATTGTACCTGCTGTTCGTCCTGGGAGCGCTCGGCGCCTGTAATTACCTGGATGTGGTGCCGGACAATATCGCCACGATAGAAAACGCATTCACCCTGCGTACTTCCGCTGAAAAATTCCTGTTCACCTGTTATTCGTACATGCCCATGCATGGGCATTTCAACGACAACCTCGGGTTTATGGCCGGCGACGAGATCTGGCACGACGATCCGCCGAGGGATATCCAGGTGACGTTCTTCAACATCGCCCGCGGGCAACAGAGCGTGGGCTCCCCGCTGGGCAACTACTGGTCCGGCGGCCAGCGCGGCGAAGCGCTTTTTGTGGGGCTGCGCGACTGCAATACCTTCCTCGCCAATGTGGACCGCGTGCGCGAGCTCACCATGTTTGAAAGGGAAAGATGGATAGCGGAAGTAAAATTCCTCAAGGCTTATTATCATTTTTATCTGTTCCGGATGTACGGCCCCATTCCGCTGATCAAAGAAAACCTGCCCATCGCCAGCGGGCCCGATCAGGTGCAGGTGAGCCGGCAGCCGGTAGACAGCTGCGTGAACTACATCGTATCGCTGCTCGACGAATGCATCAACAGCGAATATTTACCCGAAAGGATCAACGGCACCGAAGGCACGGAGCTGGGCAGAATCACCAAACCCATCGCCTACGCCCTGAAAGCGAAAGTGCTCATCACCGCCGCCAGCCCGTTGTTCAACGGCAACCCGGAGTACGCCACGTTCAGGAACAAGGGCGACAAGGCGGAGCTTCTCTTCCCGCAGGCCTACAGCGCGGAAAAGTGGCAGCGCGCCGCCACCGCCTGTAAAGAAGCCATCGATTTCTGTCATGAGATGGGATACGAACTGTACAGGTTCCCCGGCAACAGCGGTTATAAAGTCAACGATACCATCCAGAAACAGCTCGACTACCGCGCGGCGCTGACCTCCACCTATAACAACACCGAAGTGATCTGGGCCAACACCAACAGCATGGCTACCGATATGCAGCGCTGGAGCATGCCGCTGATCGCCAACGGCGTGAGCACGGCCGGGCCGAAAGGCATCCTTGCGCCTACCATCAAGACGGTGGAAATGTATTACAGCAAAAACGGCGTACCCATCCAGGAAGACGTGACGTACGATTTCAACCGCCGTTATAACCTGCGCAAGGCAGTACCCGCCGAAAGGTTCTGGGTGAAAGACAACGAGGAAACCGTGGCGCTGCACTTCGACCGCGAGCCGCGCTTTTACGCCAGCGTTTCGTTCGACCGCGGCACCTGGTTCGGCAACTGGGTGGACAACTACGATTGCACCAAGCCTCTCCTCTATCCCCAGCTGCGCGCCACGGAGTTCTCCGCCCGCCGCGCCATCAGTAACTATTCCGTGACCGGCTACGGCATCAAAAAACTCGTGAACATCGAAACCGTGTGCGCTACGGACGGCAACATGACCAATAACATCATCACCTATCCCTGGCCCGAAATCCGCCTTGCGGACATTTACCTGCTCTACGCCGAAGCGCTCAATGAAGTGAACGGGTACAGCGCCGCCACCACGGAGTACCTCAACAAGGTAAGGGCAAGGGCCGGCTTGAAGTCTGTAGAAGAATCCTGGAGCAACTTCTCCCGCGAGCCGCAGAAATACACCAACAAGGAAGGCCTGCGCGACATCATCCACCGCGAGCGCTGCATCGAGCTGGCTTTCGAGGGTAGCCGCTACTGGGACATCCGGCGCTGGAAAACGGCGCACATCGAGCTGAACCAGACCGTGAGGGGCTGGGACATCACCCAGAAATCAGCGCCTTCCTATTACAAAGACAGGCTGCTGTTCAACCAGCGGTTCCAGATCAGGGAATACCTCTGGCCCATTGAACTGAACGAAATCACCATCAATAAAAACCTTGTTCAGAATCCCGGTTGGTAA
- a CDS encoding DUF4998 domain-containing protein yields the protein MRLRTYILGILACGLFASCEKMNDRHEAYLKDGVIIYTAKVDSLKAFPGRNRVALSWLLVSDPKIDKCRVYWNSGRDSLNVPVQRTGGVDTIRVTLDNLLENIYTFEVYTYDNAGHSSVRENVIGTVYGANYVATLYNRPLRTAKYITASKSAQIAWFGISPQAVAVDIEYTHINGSTVSKREIAVRPDPFKPAAFADTTLLPNYKQGTNIRYRTAFKPVPTAIDTFFTVYDTQPVQ from the coding sequence ATGCGACTAAGGACATATATTTTGGGCATCCTGGCCTGCGGCCTGTTTGCCTCGTGCGAAAAAATGAACGACCGGCACGAAGCGTACCTGAAAGACGGGGTGATCATCTACACGGCCAAGGTGGATTCCCTCAAGGCCTTCCCCGGCCGCAACCGCGTGGCCCTCAGCTGGCTGCTGGTATCCGACCCGAAAATCGACAAATGCCGCGTGTACTGGAACAGCGGGAGGGATTCCCTGAACGTGCCCGTGCAGCGCACCGGCGGGGTAGACACCATCCGGGTAACGCTCGACAATCTGCTGGAAAACATCTACACCTTTGAAGTGTATACGTACGACAATGCCGGGCATTCTTCCGTGAGAGAAAACGTCATCGGTACGGTGTACGGCGCCAACTACGTCGCTACCCTCTACAACAGGCCGCTGCGTACCGCGAAATACATCACCGCTTCCAAATCCGCGCAGATCGCGTGGTTCGGGATAAGCCCGCAGGCGGTTGCGGTGGATATCGAGTACACGCATATCAACGGCAGCACGGTGAGCAAGCGGGAGATAGCCGTAAGGCCGGACCCCTTCAAACCGGCCGCCTTCGCCGATACCACGTTGCTGCCCAACTATAAACAGGGCACCAATATCCGGTACAGGACCGCATTCAAACCGGTACCCACTGCCATCGACACGTTTTTTACCGTGTACGATACGCAGCCCGTTCAATAG
- a CDS encoding DUF5000 domain-containing lipoprotein, producing the protein MKQLFLLLLLAVAIYACKEDTFSPISKDDTIPKQVSNPTAQPLPGAAKISYVLPDDKSLAYVRAEYEVNGQKRETKSSFYQRSVLLEGFGNTNEYTVKLYSVSYGEKASAPVEIRVRPLEPAIDTVRRSLQIVESFGGINTRFQNPYNANIMIGVLRWDEAQKEWVSIGANYTALDSGKFSVRGQKAEPIKFGIFVRDRWNNHTDTLQVVKTPIYEEELDKGKIKDGRGKNWPVPQREPLPKNGTPVKEPTNLSSWKFDAMFDGTIGNNGFHTTENKEVPIWIPMDLGVKARLSRYKIWQRQSGYIYNHGNPHQWEIWGTNTPTDPNSWILLDAQIMIKPSGRPTLNDNSTEDTEVAANGQEYEFPIDAPPVRYIAWKHIDSWASVEGYYGHFHLSEMTIWGQIK; encoded by the coding sequence ATGAAACAGTTATTCCTCCTGCTCCTGCTGGCCGTGGCCATTTATGCCTGCAAGGAAGATACGTTCTCCCCGATTTCAAAAGACGACACCATTCCCAAGCAGGTCAGCAACCCCACGGCGCAACCGCTGCCTGGTGCGGCGAAGATCTCCTATGTGCTGCCCGACGATAAAAGCCTGGCGTATGTACGGGCCGAATATGAAGTGAACGGTCAGAAGAGGGAAACCAAATCATCGTTCTACCAGCGTTCCGTTTTACTGGAAGGTTTCGGTAACACGAACGAATATACGGTGAAGCTGTACAGCGTGAGTTACGGCGAAAAAGCCTCCGCCCCGGTAGAGATCAGGGTGAGGCCGCTTGAGCCCGCCATCGATACGGTGCGGCGTTCGCTGCAGATCGTGGAATCGTTCGGCGGCATCAATACGCGCTTCCAGAACCCGTACAACGCCAACATCATGATCGGCGTGCTTCGCTGGGACGAAGCCCAGAAAGAATGGGTAAGCATCGGCGCCAACTATACCGCCCTCGACTCCGGCAAATTTTCCGTGCGCGGCCAGAAAGCCGAGCCTATCAAATTCGGGATTTTTGTGCGCGACCGCTGGAACAATCATACCGATACCCTCCAGGTGGTAAAAACGCCGATTTACGAAGAGGAGCTCGACAAAGGCAAGATCAAGGACGGCCGCGGCAAAAACTGGCCCGTTCCCCAGCGCGAGCCCCTGCCCAAAAACGGCACGCCCGTCAAAGAGCCAACCAATTTATCGAGCTGGAAATTCGACGCCATGTTCGACGGCACCATCGGCAACAACGGCTTCCATACCACCGAAAACAAGGAGGTGCCCATCTGGATACCGATGGACCTTGGTGTAAAGGCGCGCCTCAGCCGCTACAAAATCTGGCAGCGCCAGAGCGGGTATATCTATAACCACGGCAATCCGCACCAATGGGAAATCTGGGGCACCAATACGCCCACGGACCCCAACAGCTGGATCCTGCTGGACGCACAGATCATGATCAAACCTTCCGGCCGGCCCACCCTCAACGACAACAGCACCGAAGACACCGAGGTGGCCGCCAACGGGCAGGAATACGAATTCCCCATCGATGCGCCGCCGGTACGGTACATCGCCTGGAAGCACATCGACAGCTGGGCATCCGTGGAAGGGTATTACGGCCACTTCCACCTGTCTGAAATGACCATCTGGGGCCAGATTAAATAA